One genomic window of Candidatus Alcyoniella australis includes the following:
- a CDS encoding NAD(P)-dependent oxidoreductase, with the protein MRLIVTGAAGFLGYHICNELAEHYDEIVALDVADFVENEYPAKTSFHKVDIRDLDALKALFAGGGLVAHAAAALPLWKPEDIYSTNVQGTRNVLEAAKHCGVERVVLVSSTAVYGVPEKHPIYEDDPLVGVGPYGESKIEAEQICVEYRSKGLIVPIIRPKTFIGTGRLGVFQILYDWVQSGKKIPIIGNGKNRYQLLEVEDLVSSIQLALSGPAEKVNDTFNVGAKEFHTVNQDVGEMCAYANSGARVMRTPAWLVKLVLELFWMLRISPLYKWVYGTADKDSFVSIEKAEKVLGWEPKYSNAQALIRSHQWYLDHKHELAGAEGVTHRVAWKQGILGFIKKFM; encoded by the coding sequence ATGAGACTGATCGTTACCGGAGCGGCCGGGTTTCTGGGTTACCATATCTGCAACGAGCTCGCCGAGCACTACGACGAGATCGTGGCGCTCGATGTCGCCGACTTCGTCGAGAACGAATATCCCGCCAAAACCAGCTTCCATAAGGTCGATATCCGCGACCTCGATGCGCTCAAGGCGCTGTTCGCGGGCGGAGGGCTCGTGGCCCACGCCGCGGCCGCCCTGCCGCTGTGGAAGCCCGAGGACATCTACAGCACCAACGTCCAGGGCACGCGCAACGTGCTCGAGGCGGCCAAGCATTGCGGCGTTGAGCGCGTGGTGCTGGTCTCGTCCACCGCGGTCTACGGCGTGCCCGAGAAGCACCCGATTTACGAGGACGATCCGCTGGTCGGCGTGGGCCCCTATGGCGAATCGAAGATCGAGGCCGAGCAGATCTGCGTCGAATACCGCTCCAAAGGGCTGATTGTGCCGATCATCCGCCCCAAGACCTTCATCGGTACCGGACGCCTGGGCGTATTCCAGATCCTCTACGACTGGGTCCAGAGCGGCAAGAAGATCCCGATCATCGGCAACGGCAAGAACCGCTACCAACTGCTCGAGGTTGAGGACCTGGTCTCCTCGATCCAGCTCGCGCTCAGCGGTCCGGCCGAAAAGGTCAACGATACGTTCAACGTCGGCGCCAAGGAATTTCACACGGTCAACCAGGACGTGGGCGAGATGTGCGCCTACGCCAATAGCGGCGCGCGGGTGATGCGCACCCCGGCCTGGCTGGTCAAGCTCGTGCTCGAGCTGTTCTGGATGCTGCGCATCTCGCCGCTGTACAAGTGGGTCTACGGCACGGCCGACAAGGACTCGTTCGTCTCCATCGAAAAGGCCGAAAAGGTGCTGGGCTGGGAGCCCAAGTACTCCAACGCCCAGGCGCTGATCCGCTCCCACCAGTGGTACCTGGACCACAAACACGAGCTGGCCGGAGCCGAGGGCGTCACCCACCGCGTGGCCTGGAAACAGGGCATTCTCGGGTTTATCAAGAAGTTCATGTAA